The Equus quagga isolate Etosha38 chromosome 12, UCLA_HA_Equagga_1.0, whole genome shotgun sequence genome includes a region encoding these proteins:
- the LOC124249199 gene encoding aldo-keto reductase family 1 member C23-like protein isoform X2 — MTSSGFLLVIHLFQCHNPGITVLGPPVTQVPKSKTLEATKLAIDAGFRHIDSAHLYNNEKEVGQAIRSKIEDGTVKREDIFYTSKAMEKCKDAGLAKSIGVSNFNRRQLEMILNKPGLKYKPVCNQVECHPYLNQRKLLDFCKSKDIVLVAYSALGSQRPKIWVDQSSPVLLEDPVLCAMAKKYQRTPAQIALRYQLQRGVVVLAKSYNEKRIKETVQIFEFQLTSEDMKILDGLNQNFRYFQLKIAADHPEYPFADEY, encoded by the exons ATGACTTCTTCTGGTTTCCTTTTGGTAATACACCTGTTTCAATGCCACAATCCTGGCATTACAGTACTTGGACCTCCTGTGACTCAG GTTCCTAAGAGCAAAACTCTGGAGGCCACTAAACTAGCTATAGATGCTGGGTTCCGCCATATTGATTCTGCTCATTTGTACAATAATGAAAAGGAGGTTGGACAGGCCATCCGAAGCAAAATTGAAGATGGCACTGTGAAGAGAGAAGACATATTCTACACTTCAAAG gccATGGAGAAGTGTAAGGATGCAGGATTGGCCAAGTCCATCGGCGTATCCAACTTTAACCGTAGGCAGCTGGAGATGATCCTGAACAAGCCTGGGCTCAAATACAAGCCTGTCTGCAACCAG GTGGAATGTCATCCTTATCTCAACCAGAGGAAACTGTTGGATTTCTGCAAGTCAAAAGATATTGTCCTAGTTGCCTATAGTGCTTTGGGAAGCCAACGTCCAAAAATATG GGTGGACCAGAGCTCCCCAGTTCTCTTGGAGGATCCAGTCCTTTGTGCCATGGCAAAAAAGTACCAGCGAACTCCAGCACAGATTGCCCTTCGCTACCAGCTACAGCGTGGGGTGGTGGTCCTGGCCAAGAGTTACAATGAGAAGCGGATCAAAGAGACTGTGCAG ATTTTTGAATTCCAGTTGACTTCAGAGGACATGAAAATCCTAGACGGCCTAAACCAAAATTTTcgatattttcaattaaaaat TGCTGCTGACCACCCTGAGTATCCATTTGCTGATGAATACTAG
- the LOC124249199 gene encoding aldo-keto reductase family 1 member C23-like protein isoform X1, protein MTSSGFLLVIHLFQCHNPGITVLGPPVTQVPKSKTLEATKLAIDAGFRHIDSAHLYNNEKEVGQAIRSKIEDGTVKREDIFYTSKPGEELFPEDERGKLIFDTVDLCATWEAMEKCKDAGLAKSIGVSNFNRRQLEMILNKPGLKYKPVCNQVECHPYLNQRKLLDFCKSKDIVLVAYSALGSQRPKIWVDQSSPVLLEDPVLCAMAKKYQRTPAQIALRYQLQRGVVVLAKSYNEKRIKETVQIFEFQLTSEDMKILDGLNQNFRYFQLKIAADHPEYPFADEY, encoded by the exons ATGACTTCTTCTGGTTTCCTTTTGGTAATACACCTGTTTCAATGCCACAATCCTGGCATTACAGTACTTGGACCTCCTGTGACTCAG GTTCCTAAGAGCAAAACTCTGGAGGCCACTAAACTAGCTATAGATGCTGGGTTCCGCCATATTGATTCTGCTCATTTGTACAATAATGAAAAGGAGGTTGGACAGGCCATCCGAAGCAAAATTGAAGATGGCACTGTGAAGAGAGAAGACATATTCTACACTTCAAAG CCAGGGGAAGAACTTTTTCCAGAAGATGAACGTggaaaattaatatttgacaCAGTGGATCTCTGTGCCACGTGGGAA gccATGGAGAAGTGTAAGGATGCAGGATTGGCCAAGTCCATCGGCGTATCCAACTTTAACCGTAGGCAGCTGGAGATGATCCTGAACAAGCCTGGGCTCAAATACAAGCCTGTCTGCAACCAG GTGGAATGTCATCCTTATCTCAACCAGAGGAAACTGTTGGATTTCTGCAAGTCAAAAGATATTGTCCTAGTTGCCTATAGTGCTTTGGGAAGCCAACGTCCAAAAATATG GGTGGACCAGAGCTCCCCAGTTCTCTTGGAGGATCCAGTCCTTTGTGCCATGGCAAAAAAGTACCAGCGAACTCCAGCACAGATTGCCCTTCGCTACCAGCTACAGCGTGGGGTGGTGGTCCTGGCCAAGAGTTACAATGAGAAGCGGATCAAAGAGACTGTGCAG ATTTTTGAATTCCAGTTGACTTCAGAGGACATGAAAATCCTAGACGGCCTAAACCAAAATTTTcgatattttcaattaaaaat TGCTGCTGACCACCCTGAGTATCCATTTGCTGATGAATACTAG
- the LOC124249199 gene encoding aldo-keto reductase family 1 member C23-like protein isoform X4 translates to MTATSFPVLGFGTYAPEEAMEKCKDAGLAKSIGVSNFNRRQLEMILNKPGLKYKPVCNQVECHPYLNQRKLLDFCKSKDIVLVAYSALGSQRPKIWVDQSSPVLLEDPVLCAMAKKYQRTPAQIALRYQLQRGVVVLAKSYNEKRIKETVQIFEFQLTSEDMKILDGLNQNFRYFQLKIAADHPEYPFADEY, encoded by the exons ATGACGGCCACGTCATTTCCTGTACTGGGATTTGGCACCTATGCACCTGAAGAG gccATGGAGAAGTGTAAGGATGCAGGATTGGCCAAGTCCATCGGCGTATCCAACTTTAACCGTAGGCAGCTGGAGATGATCCTGAACAAGCCTGGGCTCAAATACAAGCCTGTCTGCAACCAG GTGGAATGTCATCCTTATCTCAACCAGAGGAAACTGTTGGATTTCTGCAAGTCAAAAGATATTGTCCTAGTTGCCTATAGTGCTTTGGGAAGCCAACGTCCAAAAATATG GGTGGACCAGAGCTCCCCAGTTCTCTTGGAGGATCCAGTCCTTTGTGCCATGGCAAAAAAGTACCAGCGAACTCCAGCACAGATTGCCCTTCGCTACCAGCTACAGCGTGGGGTGGTGGTCCTGGCCAAGAGTTACAATGAGAAGCGGATCAAAGAGACTGTGCAG ATTTTTGAATTCCAGTTGACTTCAGAGGACATGAAAATCCTAGACGGCCTAAACCAAAATTTTcgatattttcaattaaaaat TGCTGCTGACCACCCTGAGTATCCATTTGCTGATGAATACTAG
- the LOC124249199 gene encoding aldo-keto reductase family 1 member C23-like protein isoform X3, whose protein sequence is MKPGEELFPEDERGKLIFDTVDLCATWEAMEKCKDAGLAKSIGVSNFNRRQLEMILNKPGLKYKPVCNQVECHPYLNQRKLLDFCKSKDIVLVAYSALGSQRPKIWVDQSSPVLLEDPVLCAMAKKYQRTPAQIALRYQLQRGVVVLAKSYNEKRIKETVQIFEFQLTSEDMKILDGLNQNFRYFQLKIAADHPEYPFADEY, encoded by the exons ATGAAG CCAGGGGAAGAACTTTTTCCAGAAGATGAACGTggaaaattaatatttgacaCAGTGGATCTCTGTGCCACGTGGGAA gccATGGAGAAGTGTAAGGATGCAGGATTGGCCAAGTCCATCGGCGTATCCAACTTTAACCGTAGGCAGCTGGAGATGATCCTGAACAAGCCTGGGCTCAAATACAAGCCTGTCTGCAACCAG GTGGAATGTCATCCTTATCTCAACCAGAGGAAACTGTTGGATTTCTGCAAGTCAAAAGATATTGTCCTAGTTGCCTATAGTGCTTTGGGAAGCCAACGTCCAAAAATATG GGTGGACCAGAGCTCCCCAGTTCTCTTGGAGGATCCAGTCCTTTGTGCCATGGCAAAAAAGTACCAGCGAACTCCAGCACAGATTGCCCTTCGCTACCAGCTACAGCGTGGGGTGGTGGTCCTGGCCAAGAGTTACAATGAGAAGCGGATCAAAGAGACTGTGCAG ATTTTTGAATTCCAGTTGACTTCAGAGGACATGAAAATCCTAGACGGCCTAAACCAAAATTTTcgatattttcaattaaaaat TGCTGCTGACCACCCTGAGTATCCATTTGCTGATGAATACTAG